In the genome of Raphanus sativus cultivar WK10039 chromosome 4, ASM80110v3, whole genome shotgun sequence, one region contains:
- the LOC130511593 gene encoding uncharacterized protein LOC130511593 isoform X2, producing MILPSRHCDARVQQYLQDLNQTRHHLQTQTRTGSGSIHMWISKLIVTSKVTFMFWVVDVTWCTSDSNLMSSRLNVRTCVHIWFGKMKSGFGAKND from the exons ATGATTCTTCCATCAA GGCACTGTGATGCAAGGGTTCAACAATACTTGCAGGACCTCAATCAAACTAGGCACCATTTACAGACTCAAACTAGGACCGGTTCTGGTTCCATTCACATGTGGATTTCGAAGCTAATTGTGACCTCAAAGGTGACATTTATG TTTTGGGTAGTGGATGTTACTTGGTGTACCTCGGATTCAAACCTGATGTCATCGAGGTTGAACGTAAGGACTTGCGTCCACATATGGTTTGGAAAGATGAAGAGTGGTTTCGGTGCCAAAAACGA TTGA
- the LOC130511593 gene encoding DUF724 domain-containing protein 7-like isoform X1 produces the protein MNSFNFKKFLFLFKVLGSGCYLVYLGFKPDVIEVERKDLRPHMVWKDEEWFRCQKRVLVDSEFSTGTNVEVRTKVEPFGNIWVPAITIKENEDRKLLVKYKSLNGGEDEYTKTSVPYSEIRPSPPPFGSRTLGLMENVDALLECGWCPCVVSMVLCGDRYGVLLGPCKQSKDFEHLQLRPSVKWKDGTWKTKQKKSKLLLM, from the exons atgaattcgTTCAActttaaaaagtttttgtttctctttaaaGTTTTGGGTAGTGGATGTTACTTGGTGTACCTCGGATTCAAACCTGATGTCATCGAGGTTGAACGTAAGGACTTGCGTCCACATATGGTTTGGAAAGATGAAGAGTGGTTTCGGTGCCAAAAACGA GTATTAGTTGACTCGGAGTTTAGCACTGGAACGAATGTAGAAGTCAGAACAAAGGTTGAGCCTTTTGGTAATATTTGGGTTCCGGCTATAACCATAAAGGAGAATGAAGACAGGAAATTACTGGTGAAGTACAAGAGTCTGAACGGTGGAGAAGATGAATACACCAAGACTAGCGTTCCTTACTCTGAGATCCGGCCTTCACCACCGCCTTTTGGTTCAAGAACTTTAGGGTTGATGGAGAATGTGGATGCCCTGCTCGAGTGCGGATGGTGTCCATGTGTAGTAAGCATGGTTCTCTGTGGGGACAGATACGGTGTCCTGTTGGGACCATGCAAGCAGAGTAAGGACTTTGAGCACTTGCAGTTAAGACCATCCGTGAAGTGGAAAGATGGAACttggaaaacaaaacaaaaaaaaagtaagttgTTACTTATGTAG
- the LOC108852232 gene encoding fasciclin-like arabinogalactan protein 9, producing MTTIHLTLAPLLILAAVLLSTEITAQPAAPAPGPAGPINITAILEKGGQFTTFIHLLNTTQVGNQINIQANSSSEGMTVFAPTDNAFQNLKPGTLNKLSYDDQVKLILYHVSPKFYTLDDLLSVSNPVRTQASGRDGAVYGLNFTSQGNQVNVSTGVVETRVSNELRKERPLAVYVVDMVLLPEEMFGENKVSPAAPGPKSNSPDVSDDSDKAGAPSDKSGSGEMKAGIGFALGLIFFFLKLVV from the coding sequence ATGACAACCATTCATCTAACTCTAGCTCCTCTCCTCATCCTCGCGGCTGTCCTCCTCTCCACGGAGATAACTGCTCAGCCCGCGGCTCCAGCTCCTGGCCCGGCCGGTCCTATCAACATCACGGCGATCCTTGAAAAAGGCGGTCAATTCACTACTTTTATTCATCTTTTAAACACAACACAAGTCGGAAACCAAATCAACATCCAAGCCAACAGTTCATCAGAAGGCATGACCGTGTTTGCACCAACAGACAACGCTTTCCAAAACCTTAAACCCGGAACCCTAAACAAACTAAGCTACGACGACCAAGTTAAACTCATTCTTTACCATGTTAGTCCCAAATTCTACACATTGGATGATCTGCTCTCCGTAAGTAACCCGGTAAGGACTCAAGCTTCAGGACGAGACGGTGCGGTTTATGGACTTAATTTCACCAGTCAAGGGAACCAAGTCAACGTATCAACCGGTGTCGTTGAAACACGTGTTAGTAATGAATTAAGGAAAGAACGTCCTCTTGCGGTTTACGTGGTGGACATGGTATTGTTGCCGGAAGAGATGTTTGGAGAAAACAAGGTCTCGCCAGCGGCACCTGGTCCAAAATCAAATTCTCCTGATGTCTCCGATGACTCAGACAAAGCAGGGGCTCCGTCGGATAAGTCTGGCTCCGGCGAGATGAAGGCTGGAATAGGATTTGCTCTTGgacttattttcttttttttgaaactcgtCGTTTGA